A single window of Chitinophaga sp. XS-30 DNA harbors:
- a CDS encoding acyltransferase: MKTKSLHQGTDWVNNLRSSITILVIAHHAALAYTTFASFDKTAYIRSTHAIVDVQRWKGLDVFVNFNDIFFMSLMFLIGGLFLSGSIDKKGPWRFIRDRFYRLFLPFFFGGTLLMLIAYFPSYYIAHNSLNVTDYIQDFFTVENWPVGPPWFIWVLFLFNLVFAVTYRFLHNFYTYLADKLNNVKKGIVLFLVFYLVTWILYVPLAHNVGAGTWTGVGPFDFQLSRLLLYFGYFMLGVILGIGRFNAHLFAAESGIARQWKTWVFFALLTFLFLTILTEYNILRDLVVSGKLKEFTAWMIYFSIYTASCVLSTIAFMTTYRKMVNSTGRIWTSLNHNAYLIYLIHFVFVTWLQFALLPVEAGASVKFMVVFVVSFFLSWGAAVLLRRVRFLGRFV, from the coding sequence ATGAAGACAAAATCACTCCATCAAGGCACAGACTGGGTCAATAACCTAAGGTCAAGCATCACCATCCTGGTCATAGCCCATCACGCTGCTTTAGCTTATACCACCTTTGCCAGTTTTGACAAGACCGCCTATATCCGCTCCACACATGCCATCGTGGATGTACAGCGATGGAAAGGATTGGATGTTTTTGTCAACTTCAATGATATCTTTTTCATGTCCCTCATGTTCCTGATCGGCGGGCTGTTCCTATCGGGCAGCATTGATAAGAAAGGCCCCTGGCGTTTCATCAGGGACAGGTTCTACCGGCTTTTTCTACCTTTCTTCTTTGGTGGAACATTACTCATGCTCATCGCCTATTTCCCGTCCTATTATATTGCCCATAACTCGTTAAACGTAACAGATTACATTCAGGACTTTTTCACTGTCGAAAACTGGCCAGTCGGCCCGCCCTGGTTTATCTGGGTGTTGTTTTTGTTTAACCTGGTCTTTGCAGTTACGTATCGCTTTCTTCACAACTTTTATACATACCTGGCAGACAAGCTCAACAACGTAAAAAAGGGCATTGTGCTGTTCCTCGTTTTTTATCTTGTTACATGGATATTGTACGTCCCGTTGGCTCATAATGTCGGCGCCGGCACCTGGACCGGAGTTGGCCCTTTTGATTTTCAGCTCAGCCGGCTACTACTCTATTTCGGTTATTTTATGCTGGGAGTAATTCTTGGCATAGGGCGCTTTAACGCCCATCTGTTCGCCGCTGAATCGGGTATTGCAAGACAATGGAAAACCTGGGTGTTCTTTGCCTTGCTTACATTCCTCTTCCTGACCATACTTACGGAATATAACATTCTCAGGGACCTGGTCGTATCTGGGAAACTAAAGGAATTTACCGCGTGGATGATATATTTTTCGATCTATACCGCTTCCTGTGTGTTGAGCACTATAGCATTTATGACAACTTACAGGAAGATGGTGAACAGCACCGGTCGCATATGGACATCCTTAAACCATAATGCCTACCTGATTTACCTGATCCATTTTGTGTTTGTCACCTGGTTGCAGTTTGCGCTACTGCCCGTGGAAGCGGGGGCGTCGGTCAAGTTTATGGTGGTGTTTGTTGTTTCGTTTTTTTTAAGTTGGGGGGCTGCAGTTTTGCTGAGGAGGGTGAGGTTTTTGGGTAGGTTTGTATGA
- a CDS encoding HmuY family protein, with protein MPRRNQLLTVIYALAVASFTLITSCSKNDTVTPEEPPVAEDTTYYRVYRVENLYAPVDDANPTAAPPVFFFNLSTRKHVQADYAKTTDWDVAFGSLYNSILSGNNGLNSGNYGAGAAGIGGICILEKHFDEVTDIPAETAFSTQKDIVGLDAAGAFGTGTGWYMYDFGGTIAGDGSYEKQHVAYALGEGLTLSNGSELAPRTIVVRTAKGDFAKIKMISVYENAYTPDQWFRETPHMYFTFEYVLVPKGSTKFEIK; from the coding sequence ATGCCTCGCCGCAACCAACTATTGACAGTCATTTATGCGCTTGCCGTTGCATCTTTTACACTGATCACTTCCTGTTCAAAGAATGATACCGTTACCCCGGAGGAACCACCGGTAGCGGAAGACACAACCTATTACCGGGTTTACCGTGTTGAAAATCTCTATGCCCCGGTGGATGATGCCAATCCTACCGCCGCCCCCCCGGTTTTCTTCTTCAACCTCTCCACCAGGAAGCATGTGCAGGCAGACTACGCGAAAACGACGGACTGGGATGTCGCGTTCGGCAGCCTGTACAACAGCATCCTCAGCGGCAATAACGGCCTCAATTCCGGCAACTATGGTGCTGGCGCTGCGGGTATAGGCGGCATCTGCATCCTGGAGAAACATTTCGATGAGGTGACCGATATCCCGGCAGAAACAGCGTTCAGCACCCAAAAGGATATCGTAGGCCTGGATGCTGCCGGCGCTTTTGGTACGGGGACCGGATGGTATATGTATGATTTCGGCGGCACCATTGCGGGAGACGGCAGCTATGAAAAGCAGCACGTTGCCTACGCGCTGGGCGAGGGGCTGACCCTTTCCAACGGCAGCGAACTGGCGCCCAGGACCATCGTGGTGCGTACCGCAAAAGGGGATTTTGCAAAGATCAAAATGATCAGCGTGTACGAGAATGCCTACACGCCGGACCAGTGGTTCCGCGAAACGCCGCACATGTATTTCACTTTTGAGTACGTGCTCGTTCCCAAAGGTAGCACGAAGTTCGAAATAAAATAA
- a CDS encoding DNA-3-methyladenine glycosylase I, with protein sequence MGTVKDIVRCSWCLKDQLYMDYHDKEWGIPNHDDTHLFEMLNLEGAQAGLSWYTVLTKRETYRKAFDHWNAQKIARYTPAKVEKLMQDPGIIRNRLKINATIGNAKAFLAVQQEFGSFDRYIWQFVGGKPVDHRFTSLSQVPARTPESDAMSKDLLKRGFKFVGSTICYAYMQATGMVNDHIVSCWKHRVK encoded by the coding sequence ATGGGAACTGTAAAGGATATCGTCCGCTGCAGCTGGTGCCTGAAAGACCAGCTGTATATGGATTACCACGATAAGGAATGGGGCATTCCCAATCACGATGACACCCATCTCTTCGAGATGCTCAACCTTGAAGGCGCGCAAGCCGGACTAAGCTGGTACACCGTGCTCACCAAGCGGGAGACCTACCGCAAAGCCTTTGATCACTGGAATGCGCAAAAGATCGCGCGATATACGCCTGCCAAAGTGGAAAAGCTGATGCAGGACCCCGGGATTATCCGCAACCGTTTAAAGATCAATGCCACCATTGGCAATGCCAAAGCTTTCCTTGCCGTGCAGCAGGAGTTCGGGAGTTTCGATAGATATATCTGGCAGTTTGTGGGTGGAAAGCCGGTTGACCATCGTTTTACTTCCCTGAGCCAGGTACCTGCCCGTACGCCGGAATCCGACGCCATGAGCAAGGACTTGTTGAAGCGGGGGTTCAAATTCGTGGGATCAACGATATGTTATGCGTACATGCAGGCCACGGGGATGGTGAATGATCATATTGTTTCCTGCTGGAAGCATAGGGTAAAGTAG
- a CDS encoding DUF4954 family protein — MNHIEKKPLSQLGYQFIDQAWLPDGKTEYYLRDQQRGKETVHRKLKAWEIETLVRNDNTSDDWNLIFVDNEFDPNLVQHCHFYGMVRIGKLEPYFLEFHNLRLPVGLYNSTIASCDFGDNVVVHNVNFLSHYIIGNDVIIANVNEMGVTDHAKFGNGIIKEGEPESVRIWMELCNENGGRSVMPFDGMLPGDAWLWTRSRHDEVLMDKFKAFTEKQFDKRRGYYGMVGDRTVIKNCKIIKDVTIGTDAYLKGANKIKNVTINSEAGAPTQIGEGCELVNGIVGLGCRVFYGVKAVRFVMASHSQLKYGARLINSYLGNNATISCCEVLNSLIFPAHEQHHNNSFLCAALVMGQSNMAAGATIGSNHNSRGADGEIIAGRGFWPGLCVSLKHNSKFASFNLISKGNYMSELHVPFPFSLIVNDEHENTLKVMPAYFFMHNMYALARNSWKYVDRDKRTDKTQPIEYDYLGPDSVEEIMDALELMELAVGKAYYAQQQKSTDKLSRNAIRQTGKNLLLEENAKVAKMEILGENIENSQRKVQLLKIHQSYPLFRELIAMHAIRNLIKNAAAFQLNSFSALQAFCKNVKRSAWSNAGGQLIRAEVMEDLKQRIRKGKIGSWPQLHDAWREIGTTYEREKLQHAFACLFQLEGLTAKELTAAAFKKFLDQSVFTFGKLTEGIYHSREKDYRNPFRRMTYENEAEMEAVVGKLEDNSFIQQTIAELKTYKKQVKEMIKKWEL; from the coding sequence ATGAACCATATAGAAAAGAAACCGCTCAGCCAGCTGGGCTATCAGTTCATCGATCAGGCCTGGCTGCCGGATGGCAAAACTGAATATTATCTCCGCGATCAGCAAAGAGGAAAAGAAACCGTGCACCGCAAGCTGAAAGCCTGGGAAATAGAGACCCTCGTGCGGAATGACAATACCTCGGATGACTGGAACCTCATCTTCGTAGACAACGAGTTCGACCCCAATCTCGTGCAGCACTGCCACTTCTACGGTATGGTGCGCATCGGGAAACTGGAGCCTTATTTCCTGGAATTCCATAACCTCCGCCTGCCGGTAGGATTATACAACAGCACCATCGCTTCCTGCGATTTCGGGGACAATGTGGTGGTGCATAATGTCAACTTCCTCTCCCACTACATCATCGGCAACGACGTGATCATTGCCAATGTGAATGAAATGGGGGTGACGGACCATGCCAAATTCGGCAACGGCATCATCAAGGAAGGCGAGCCGGAAAGCGTGCGCATCTGGATGGAGCTTTGCAACGAGAACGGCGGCAGAAGCGTGATGCCTTTCGATGGCATGCTGCCCGGTGATGCCTGGCTCTGGACACGCAGCCGCCACGATGAGGTGCTGATGGACAAGTTCAAGGCATTCACCGAAAAACAGTTCGATAAAAGAAGAGGATATTACGGCATGGTGGGCGACCGTACGGTGATCAAGAACTGCAAGATCATCAAGGACGTGACCATCGGAACAGACGCCTATCTCAAAGGCGCCAACAAGATCAAGAACGTGACCATCAACAGCGAAGCCGGCGCTCCCACACAGATCGGGGAAGGCTGCGAGCTGGTGAACGGTATTGTGGGACTGGGCTGCCGCGTATTCTACGGCGTAAAGGCCGTGCGTTTCGTCATGGCCTCCCATTCACAGCTCAAATACGGCGCGCGCCTGATCAACTCCTACCTGGGCAACAATGCTACCATCTCCTGCTGTGAAGTATTGAATTCCCTCATCTTCCCGGCACATGAGCAGCATCATAACAACTCATTCCTCTGCGCCGCGCTGGTAATGGGGCAAAGCAATATGGCCGCAGGCGCCACCATCGGCTCCAATCACAACTCCCGCGGGGCGGACGGCGAGATCATTGCAGGCCGGGGATTCTGGCCGGGGCTTTGCGTCAGCCTCAAGCATAATTCCAAATTCGCCAGCTTCAACCTCATCTCCAAAGGCAATTACATGAGCGAGCTGCATGTGCCTTTTCCCTTCAGCCTGATCGTGAATGACGAACATGAAAATACGCTGAAGGTGATGCCCGCTTATTTCTTCATGCATAATATGTACGCCCTGGCGCGCAACTCCTGGAAGTATGTGGACAGGGACAAACGTACGGACAAGACGCAGCCCATCGAATACGACTACCTGGGGCCGGACTCCGTGGAAGAGATCATGGACGCGCTGGAACTGATGGAACTGGCCGTGGGCAAGGCTTACTATGCCCAACAGCAAAAAAGCACGGACAAATTATCCCGCAACGCCATCCGCCAGACAGGCAAAAACCTGCTGCTGGAGGAAAATGCGAAAGTGGCGAAGATGGAGATACTGGGCGAAAACATCGAGAACAGCCAGCGCAAGGTACAGCTGCTGAAGATACACCAGTCGTACCCTCTTTTCCGTGAGCTGATCGCGATGCATGCCATCCGCAACCTCATCAAAAATGCCGCGGCATTCCAGCTCAATTCCTTCTCCGCATTGCAGGCATTCTGCAAGAACGTGAAGCGCAGCGCCTGGAGCAATGCAGGCGGTCAATTGATCCGGGCAGAAGTGATGGAAGACCTGAAGCAGCGCATCCGCAAAGGCAAGATCGGCAGCTGGCCACAGTTGCATGATGCCTGGCGGGAAATTGGCACTACCTATGAGCGGGAAAAACTGCAGCATGCCTTCGCCTGTCTGTTTCAACTGGAGGGATTAACCGCGAAGGAGCTGACGGCAGCAGCGTTCAAAAAATTCCTGGACCAGTCCGTTTTCACTTTCGGCAAGCTTACGGAGGGCATTTACCACTCCCGGGAAAAGGACTACCGCAATCCGTTCCGCCGGATGACCTACGAGAACGAAGCTGAGATGGAAGCCGTGGTAGGGAAGCTGGAAGATAACAGCTTCATCCAGCAGACCATTGCGGAGTTGAAAACGTATAAGAAACAGGTAAAAGAAATGATCAAAAAATGGGAACTGTAA
- the glmS gene encoding glutamine--fructose-6-phosphate transaminase (isomerizing), translating to MCGIVAYIGKREAYPVVIKGLRRLEYRGYDSAGVALLNGGKLNVYKKKGKVAELEDHVVGKDLHSVLAIGHTRWATHGEPCDRNAHPHLSGDGKLAMVHNGIIENYGQLKKELLSKGHQFSSDTDTEVLIHFIQEIKKSNQCSTEEALRIALKRVVGAYVILIVDEDNPDTLLAARKGSPLVIGVGKGEHFLASDASPIVEYTKEVVYVNDYEIAIVKADELILKNISNEIQTPYIQKLDVELAAIEKGGYDHFMLKEIFEQPQTIFDSLRGRLDAKAGKLTLGGLREHTDLLKEAKRIIIVACGTSWHAGLVAEYMIEELCRIPVEVEYASEFRYRNPVVGKGDVIIAVSQSGETADTLVAMESAKEKGAIILGVCNVVGSSIARLSHAGVYTHAGPEIGVASTKAFTAQLAVLALIGLKVAMEKGTITEQRFQHLLDELEDVSDKVAIALELNEQIKKIADKYKDARDFLYLGRGYNFPVALEGALKLKEISYIHAEGYPAAEMKHGPIALVDENLPVVFVATKDSYYEKIVSNIQEIKARKGMVIAITTEGDQVIPGMADDVIVVPEADELVAPIISVIPLQLLAYHIGVLKGLDVDKPRNLAKSVTVE from the coding sequence ATGTGTGGAATCGTAGCCTATATAGGAAAACGGGAAGCCTATCCTGTAGTTATCAAAGGTCTCAGACGTCTCGAATACCGCGGATATGACAGTGCCGGTGTGGCATTGCTGAACGGAGGCAAACTCAATGTATATAAAAAGAAAGGGAAAGTAGCAGAGCTGGAAGACCATGTGGTGGGGAAAGACCTCCACAGCGTGCTGGCCATCGGGCATACCCGCTGGGCTACGCATGGCGAGCCCTGCGACCGTAATGCGCACCCCCATCTTTCCGGAGACGGCAAACTGGCCATGGTGCATAACGGCATCATCGAGAATTACGGCCAGCTGAAAAAAGAATTGCTGAGCAAAGGCCACCAGTTCTCCAGCGATACCGATACGGAAGTACTGATCCATTTTATACAGGAGATCAAAAAAAGCAATCAATGCTCCACGGAAGAAGCGCTGCGCATCGCGCTGAAAAGAGTGGTGGGCGCGTATGTGATCCTGATAGTGGATGAAGACAATCCCGATACCCTGCTGGCCGCGCGCAAAGGCAGCCCGCTGGTGATCGGCGTGGGGAAAGGAGAGCATTTCCTCGCTTCCGATGCCTCCCCCATCGTGGAATATACCAAGGAAGTCGTGTATGTGAACGATTACGAGATCGCGATCGTGAAAGCGGATGAACTGATCCTCAAAAATATTTCCAACGAGATACAAACACCTTATATCCAGAAGCTGGATGTGGAGCTGGCCGCCATCGAGAAAGGCGGTTACGATCACTTCATGCTGAAAGAGATATTCGAGCAGCCGCAGACGATCTTCGACAGTCTGCGCGGCCGCCTGGACGCCAAAGCCGGCAAACTCACGCTCGGCGGTCTCCGTGAGCATACCGATCTGCTGAAGGAAGCCAAACGCATCATCATCGTAGCCTGCGGCACCTCCTGGCATGCGGGGCTGGTAGCGGAATATATGATCGAAGAGCTGTGCCGCATCCCCGTGGAAGTGGAATATGCCTCCGAGTTCAGGTACCGCAACCCGGTAGTGGGCAAAGGCGATGTGATCATTGCCGTATCCCAGTCCGGCGAAACGGCGGATACGCTGGTGGCGATGGAAAGCGCCAAGGAAAAGGGCGCCATCATTCTTGGTGTCTGCAATGTGGTAGGCTCCTCCATTGCCCGGCTTTCCCATGCCGGCGTGTACACGCATGCCGGGCCGGAAATTGGCGTGGCCAGCACCAAGGCATTCACGGCGCAGCTTGCCGTGCTCGCCCTCATCGGACTGAAAGTGGCGATGGAAAAAGGCACCATCACGGAACAGCGCTTCCAGCATCTGCTGGATGAACTGGAAGATGTATCCGACAAAGTAGCCATTGCCCTCGAACTGAATGAACAGATAAAAAAGATCGCGGACAAATACAAGGACGCCCGGGATTTCCTCTACCTGGGACGCGGCTACAACTTCCCCGTAGCGCTGGAAGGCGCCCTGAAGCTGAAAGAAATTTCGTACATACATGCGGAAGGATACCCCGCCGCGGAAATGAAGCATGGTCCCATTGCACTGGTGGACGAAAACCTGCCCGTAGTGTTCGTGGCCACGAAAGACAGTTATTATGAAAAGATCGTGTCCAACATCCAGGAGATCAAAGCGCGCAAAGGCATGGTGATCGCCATCACCACGGAAGGCGACCAGGTGATCCCCGGCATGGCGGACGATGTGATCGTAGTGCCGGAAGCCGACGAGCTGGTAGCACCGATCATTTCCGTGATCCCCCTGCAACTGCTGGCATACCACATCGGCGTACTGAAAGGGCTGGATGTGGACAAGCCCCGCAACCTTGCGAAGTCAGTAACTGTAGAATAA
- a CDS encoding TraB/GumN family protein yields the protein MNYLQRCVLTCLLLSAGTLVLAQQPGKKKYQGLLWEISGNGLAKPSYLFGTMHVSSKLAFHLSDSFYHCIRMADVVALETDPQRLQEDFSKSSMLRLSASYMTNMSAGIMSKDAFTIGTYADMVRTGLIYRPEMINHLLYRSFAAREDFEEDTFLDMYIYQVGKKMGKRATGVEDFAESERLMLEAYRDAGKDKKTRKLNRDTDKSGDKLNDAYRRGDLDMLDSLSSASFPSAAFLEKFLYKRNENMFRSIDSIIRKDALFAGVGAAHLPGDRGLIHMLRKAGYKVRPIAMTNRDSEQKEQLEKIKAPVTFQPYVSPDGWIKAELPGKLYNFSSLTMLNQLQYADLANGAYYLVSRIRTNALSLGQTSEDVYAKVDSLLYENIPGRIITRKSITNNSHKGFDIVNRTRRGDLQRYQIFITPFEVMIFKLSGTGEYAQGEEAARFFTSIQLQAPAASVWTDYRAPDNSFYVKLPHTPVSGSNFALRSLSKRMEYEALDRQNGNSFLVIRKAIPDYGILEEDTTDISFAEESFQLSSFIKQQKSRQFIRHKGRPCLEIVNQNTDKSYTQTRILLHGTYYYVLSARYRGDKKAAQAFFHSFTPQNPHYNSFLPYTDTSLHYSVTTAVAPDDDDALVEAVSGGGMQEEEYLYRSRSKTFRSDSTGEEIVVSFEKFSRYFSTKDSAEFWQSQEKDLTDEGNYVIATRQFDRLPQSESLLLKMRDTNCSRTILAKVIVRGGAQYTVRAITDETAGPSAFVSTFFDSFKPADTVFGSSIYISKGKALITDFNSTDSTTKAQARKSIGMANYRDEDAPAIIALIHGWNTTEKNYLEIKRDLIQELGFIKHPAILPFLREAYVAANDTASLQHSILLSLVRQQTAAGYALFKELVMQEIPIFSDDNSLHAITSAMQDSLQLAATLFPDMLKLTALTDYKGPVYGLLAELVDSNAVQPSVYAPYISQIAFDARVEVQKELAGEQNLMDRDENERNAGSRMRQENVSLHEYAVLLFPYRNGNKNAERFFARYEASNNPLQQIQLARLYLHHQWPASDSVLLSIAAQEKYRIYLWLALKEINQLDRFPSAWKQQESIAKSVLYGNVPYHIELDSVVLLGKQHTVHRFKKGTVYLYKFRQKEDEEWYLGISGLQPDDEKQSSGNQSLTQFTNIRYSKEKPVAEQFNKVLRQVKYKNRYGWDDDFNRGMLMDSNY from the coding sequence ATGAACTATTTGCAAAGATGTGTTTTGACGTGCCTGCTGTTATCCGCGGGCACACTGGTGTTGGCACAACAGCCAGGTAAAAAGAAATACCAGGGCCTGCTCTGGGAGATATCCGGCAACGGCCTCGCTAAACCCTCCTACCTCTTCGGCACCATGCACGTTAGCTCCAAGCTGGCGTTCCACCTGAGCGATTCCTTTTATCACTGCATCCGCATGGCCGATGTTGTGGCGCTGGAAACTGATCCGCAGCGGCTGCAGGAAGACTTTTCCAAAAGCAGCATGCTCCGCCTCAGCGCCAGCTATATGACCAATATGAGCGCGGGCATCATGTCCAAAGACGCATTTACAATAGGAACGTATGCGGATATGGTGCGGACGGGGCTGATCTACCGCCCGGAAATGATCAATCACCTGCTCTACCGCTCTTTTGCCGCCAGGGAAGACTTTGAGGAAGATACGTTCCTGGATATGTACATCTACCAGGTGGGCAAAAAAATGGGGAAACGGGCTACCGGTGTAGAGGATTTTGCCGAATCGGAGCGCCTCATGCTGGAAGCCTACCGCGATGCGGGCAAGGATAAAAAAACACGGAAACTGAACAGGGACACGGACAAATCAGGCGACAAGCTGAACGATGCCTACCGCCGCGGGGACCTGGATATGCTGGATTCCCTCTCCTCCGCCAGCTTCCCTTCCGCCGCTTTCCTGGAAAAATTCCTCTACAAGCGCAACGAGAACATGTTCCGCTCCATCGATTCCATCATCCGGAAAGATGCCCTGTTCGCCGGCGTAGGCGCGGCACATCTGCCCGGCGACCGCGGTTTGATCCATATGCTGCGCAAAGCAGGTTACAAGGTCAGGCCCATTGCCATGACCAACCGGGACAGCGAACAAAAGGAGCAGCTCGAAAAGATAAAAGCGCCCGTTACCTTCCAGCCGTACGTTTCGCCGGACGGATGGATCAAAGCGGAGCTGCCCGGCAAGCTGTACAACTTCAGCAGTCTCACCATGCTTAACCAGCTGCAGTACGCCGATCTTGCCAACGGGGCTTATTACCTCGTCAGCCGCATCCGCACCAACGCGCTGAGCCTCGGGCAAACCAGCGAAGATGTGTATGCGAAGGTGGACAGCCTGCTGTATGAGAACATCCCGGGCAGGATCATCACCCGGAAAAGCATTACCAACAACAGCCATAAAGGATTCGATATCGTCAACCGTACCCGCCGCGGCGACCTGCAACGGTACCAGATCTTCATCACCCCGTTTGAAGTGATGATCTTCAAACTCAGCGGCACCGGGGAATATGCACAGGGAGAAGAAGCGGCCCGTTTCTTTACCTCCATCCAGCTGCAGGCGCCTGCGGCATCGGTATGGACGGATTACCGTGCGCCGGACAACAGCTTCTACGTGAAGCTTCCGCATACACCCGTCTCCGGCTCCAATTTCGCCTTGCGCTCACTCAGCAAAAGGATGGAATACGAAGCGCTGGACAGGCAGAACGGCAACAGCTTCCTGGTGATCCGCAAAGCCATTCCGGATTACGGGATACTGGAAGAAGATACGACGGACATCAGCTTTGCGGAAGAAAGTTTCCAGTTATCGTCATTCATCAAACAGCAGAAAAGCCGGCAATTCATCCGCCACAAAGGGCGGCCCTGCCTGGAGATCGTCAATCAGAATACGGACAAAAGTTATACGCAAACCCGCATACTGCTGCACGGCACCTATTACTATGTGCTGTCGGCGCGATACCGGGGCGACAAAAAGGCCGCGCAGGCATTCTTCCATTCCTTCACGCCGCAAAACCCGCATTACAACAGCTTTCTGCCTTATACAGACACCAGTCTTCATTATTCCGTCACCACCGCCGTTGCACCGGATGACGATGATGCGCTGGTGGAAGCCGTTTCCGGCGGCGGCATGCAGGAAGAGGAATATCTTTACCGTTCCCGCAGCAAAACATTCCGCTCAGACAGCACGGGTGAGGAGATCGTTGTATCCTTCGAAAAATTCTCCCGCTATTTCAGCACGAAAGACAGCGCGGAGTTCTGGCAAAGCCAGGAAAAAGACCTGACGGATGAAGGGAACTATGTGATCGCTACCCGGCAGTTCGACCGGCTTCCGCAATCGGAAAGCCTGCTGCTGAAAATGCGGGATACCAACTGCTCCCGCACCATCCTGGCGAAAGTGATCGTTCGCGGCGGCGCACAATACACCGTACGCGCCATTACAGATGAAACGGCCGGGCCTTCCGCTTTCGTCAGCACTTTCTTCGATTCCTTCAAACCGGCGGATACGGTCTTCGGATCATCCATCTACATCAGCAAAGGCAAAGCGCTCATCACCGATTTTAACAGCACGGACAGCACCACAAAAGCGCAGGCCCGCAAATCCATCGGCATGGCCAACTACCGCGATGAAGATGCCCCGGCGATCATCGCGCTGATACACGGCTGGAACACCACGGAAAAGAACTACCTGGAGATCAAACGGGACCTGATACAGGAGCTGGGATTCATCAAACATCCCGCCATACTGCCTTTCCTGCGGGAAGCCTATGTGGCGGCAAACGATACGGCCAGCCTGCAGCACAGCATCCTGCTCAGCCTTGTCAGGCAGCAGACCGCGGCCGGTTATGCCTTGTTCAAGGAACTGGTGATGCAGGAGATCCCCATTTTCAGCGATGACAACAGTCTCCATGCGATCACCTCCGCCATGCAGGACTCCCTGCAACTGGCCGCCACCCTGTTCCCGGACATGCTGAAACTGACGGCGCTGACCGATTACAAAGGACCCGTGTACGGTCTGCTGGCGGAGCTGGTAGACAGCAATGCCGTGCAACCCTCCGTTTATGCGCCTTATATCAGCCAGATCGCTTTTGATGCGCGGGTGGAAGTGCAGAAAGAGCTGGCCGGCGAACAGAACCTGATGGACCGTGATGAAAATGAGCGTAACGCTGGATCGCGGATGCGGCAGGAGAATGTTTCCCTGCATGAATACGCGGTATTGCTGTTCCCTTACCGCAACGGGAACAAAAACGCCGAACGCTTCTTCGCCCGGTACGAAGCCAGCAATAACCCGCTGCAGCAGATACAGCTGGCACGGCTGTACCTGCATCATCAATGGCCGGCATCGGACAGTGTGCTGCTGAGCATTGCGGCACAGGAGAAATACCGCATTTACCTGTGGCTGGCATTAAAGGAGATCAATCAGCTGGACCGGTTCCCTTCCGCCTGGAAACAACAGGAATCCATTGCCAAAAGCGTGCTGTACGGCAACGTTCCCTATCACATCGAACTGGATTCCGTAGTGCTGTTAGGCAAGCAGCATACCGTGCACCGCTTTAAAAAAGGCACCGTGTACCTGTATAAATTCAGGCAGAAAGAAGATGAAGAATGGTATCTCGGTATCAGCGGTCTGCAACCGGATGATGAAAAACAGAGTTCCGGCAACCAGTCGCTCACACAATTCACCAATATCCGCTACAGCAAAGAAAAACCGGTGGCCGAGCAATTCAATAAAGTGCTGCGGCAGGTGAAGTATAAAAACCGCTATGGCTGGGATGATGACTTTAACCGCGGCATGCTCATGGACAGCAATTACTAG